In the genome of Vicia villosa cultivar HV-30 ecotype Madison, WI unplaced genomic scaffold, Vvil1.0 ctg.002711F_1_1, whole genome shotgun sequence, one region contains:
- the LOC131639628 gene encoding HMG-Y-related protein A-like: MATKEVNKPQSLPPYPELILKALDELNEPNGSNKSAISNHIESIYGELPEGHAVVLAYHLNQMKDNGELVFAKNNYSRPDPSAPPKRGRGRPPKAKDPLAPPPSAVVSPPRPRGRPPKDPNAPPKTPKTSGSGRPRGRPKKIARTEDASVETASPVSVAAVNVDVVVPCVAAVPTSSGRPRGRPPKVKPQMTQVSVS, translated from the exons ATGGCAACAAAGGAGGTTAATAAGCCTCAGTCACTTCCTCCTTACCCTGAG TTGATACTGAAGGCTCTTGATGAACTGAATGAACCAAATGGATCAAACAAATCAGCAATATCAAACCACATAGAATCAATTTACGGTGAGCTACCAGAAGGCCATGCAGTTGTTCTTGCGTATCATCTGAACCAGATGAAAGACAACGGTGAGCTTGTTTTTGCCAAGAACAACTACTCAAGGCCGGATCCAAGTGCTCCACCAAAGAGAGGACGTGGTAGGCCTCCAAAGGCGAAGGATCCATTGGCCCCACCACCTTCAGCTGTTGTGTCTCCTCCAAGGCCAAGGGGTCGTCCACCTAAGGACCCTAATGCACCCCCAAAGACCCCCAAGACTTCTGGAAGTGGTAGGCCAAGGGGTAGGCCGAAGAAGATTGCAAGAACTGAGGATGCTAGTGTGGAAACAGCAAGTCCTGTCAGTGTTGCTGCTGtgaatgttgatgttgttgttccaTGTGTTGCTGCTGTTCCTACTTCGAGTGGGAGACCAAGGGGTAGGCCTCCTAAGGTGAAGCCTCAGATGACACAAGTGAGTGTGTCATAG